The Phoenix dactylifera cultivar Barhee BC4 chromosome 12, palm_55x_up_171113_PBpolish2nd_filt_p, whole genome shotgun sequence genome has a window encoding:
- the LOC103697474 gene encoding probable pectin methylesterase CGR2 isoform X2 → MAARRAVNPSRRLADSGSVPLASSLHQKSRTSPLLSIGLVLVGAFLLIGYSYRGSGGFASDREAIGRDEGGSCTSDVLQGIPILKKAYGDSMRKVLHVGPDTCKVVAKLLKDDDIEAWGVEPYDLEDVDSICKTLVHKGFVRLADIKFPLPYRPKSFSLVIVSDALDYLSPRYLNKTLPDLVRVSSDGLVIFAGEITEFILVDTVFCSDWRGGE, encoded by the exons ATGGCGGCAAGAAGAGCAGTAAATCCCTCTCGACGCTTGGCTGACAGTGGAAGCGTTCCGCTCGCCAGCTCACTGCATCAGAAATCACGAACGTCTCCTTTACTATCGATTGGGCTGGTTCTTGTG GGTGCTTTTCTTCTCATTGGGTACTCCTATAGAGGCTCAG GTGGATTTGCCAGCGACAGGGAAGCTATAGGCAGGGATGAAG GAGGTTCCTGTACATCAGACGTTCTACAAGGAATACCCATTCTAAAGAAAGCATATGGAGACAGCATGCGTAAAGTTTTGCATGTAGGCCCTGACACCTGTAAAGTGGTTGCTAAGTTGTTGAAAGATGACGACATTGAAGCCTGGGGTGTGGAACCTTATGACTTGGAGGATGTTGATAGTATCTGCAAGACCCTTGTGCACAAAGGCTTTGTCCGTCTAGCTGATATCAAGTTTCCTCTACCATACAGGCCAAAATCATTTTCCCTTGTCATTGTATCAGATGCACTGGATTACTTATCTCCAAGGTATCTTAACAAGACCCTTCCAGATTTGGTAAGGGTATCCTCAGATGGTCTTGTTATATTTGCTG GCGAAATTACGGAGTTCATCCTGGTGGATACGGTATTTTGTTCAGACTGGCGTGGAGGAGAATGA
- the LOC103697474 gene encoding probable pectin methylesterase CGR2 isoform X1, producing the protein MAARRAVNPSRRLADSGSVPLASSLHQKSRTSPLLSIGLVLVGAFLLIGYSYRGSGGFASDREAIGRDEGGSCTSDVLQGIPILKKAYGDSMRKVLHVGPDTCKVVAKLLKDDDIEAWGVEPYDLEDVDSICKTLVHKGFVRLADIKFPLPYRPKSFSLVIVSDALDYLSPRYLNKTLPDLVRVSSDGLVIFAGYPGQQRAKVSELSKFGRPAKLRSSSWWIRYFVQTGVEENESVMKKFEQAATKRSYKPGCQIFHLKS; encoded by the exons ATGGCGGCAAGAAGAGCAGTAAATCCCTCTCGACGCTTGGCTGACAGTGGAAGCGTTCCGCTCGCCAGCTCACTGCATCAGAAATCACGAACGTCTCCTTTACTATCGATTGGGCTGGTTCTTGTG GGTGCTTTTCTTCTCATTGGGTACTCCTATAGAGGCTCAG GTGGATTTGCCAGCGACAGGGAAGCTATAGGCAGGGATGAAG GAGGTTCCTGTACATCAGACGTTCTACAAGGAATACCCATTCTAAAGAAAGCATATGGAGACAGCATGCGTAAAGTTTTGCATGTAGGCCCTGACACCTGTAAAGTGGTTGCTAAGTTGTTGAAAGATGACGACATTGAAGCCTGGGGTGTGGAACCTTATGACTTGGAGGATGTTGATAGTATCTGCAAGACCCTTGTGCACAAAGGCTTTGTCCGTCTAGCTGATATCAAGTTTCCTCTACCATACAGGCCAAAATCATTTTCCCTTGTCATTGTATCAGATGCACTGGATTACTTATCTCCAAGGTATCTTAACAAGACCCTTCCAGATTTGGTAAGGGTATCCTCAGATGGTCTTGTTATATTTGCTG GCTATCCAGGTCAGCAGAGAGCTAAGGTTTCTGAGCTGTCAAAATTTGGGAGGCCG GCGAAATTACGGAGTTCATCCTGGTGGATACGGTATTTTGTTCAGACTGGCGTGGAGGAGAATGAATCTGTCATGAAGAAGTTTGAGCAGGCTGCAACCAAGCGGTCATACAAACCGGGCTGCCAAATTTTCCATCTCAAGTCGTAG